Proteins encoded by one window of Rhodamnia argentea isolate NSW1041297 chromosome 6, ASM2092103v1, whole genome shotgun sequence:
- the LOC115746079 gene encoding 18.5 kDa class I heat shock protein-like: protein MSIIHVTDRRRVASDDDPFSLDVVWDSFMNLRNDFPSLDLWDPFATSPFPSSSPSSRFPDFFTGALAPVRTRIDWRETREAHFFKGYFPGLGGNDVVIEVGANRVLRISGGECSSSFSLPEDVRLDLVTADMKDGFLVVTVPKVVEEAPRRDNVRVVEITD, encoded by the coding sequence ATGTCGATCATCCACGTCACCGACCGAAGACGGGTCGCCAGCGACGACGACCCATTTTCTCTGGACGTCGTTTGGGACTCCTTCATGAACCTGAGAAACGACTTCCCGTCCCTCGATCTCTGGGACCCATTCGCCACCTCCCCTTTCCCTTCCTCCTCGCCCTCCTCTCGCTTCCCGGACTTCTTCACCGGTGCTCTTGCGCCGGTCCGTACCCGGATCGACTGGAGGGAGACCCGCGAAGCCCATTTCTTCAAGGGCTATTTCCCGGGTCTGGGTGGCAACGACGTCGTCATCGAGGTGGGTGCCAACAGAGTGCTCAGGATCAGCGGAGGCGAGTGCTCGAGCAGCTTCTCCTTGCCGGAGGACGTGAGGCTGGACCTGGTCACGGCCGATATGAAGGATGGGTTTCTCGTCGTTACTGTTCCGAAGGTCGTGGAAGAAGCTCCGAGGCGAGACAATGTCAGGGTCGTTGAGATCACTGACTGA
- the LOC115745895 gene encoding mitochondrial import inner membrane translocase subunit TIM10, whose protein sequence is MAAANNVPTGVDKEQIFGMAEKEMEYRVELFNKLTNTCFNKCVEKKYKESELNMGENSCIDRCVSKYWQVNSLIGQLLGSGRPPM, encoded by the exons ATGGCCGCCGCTAATAACGTTCCAACAGGTGTGGACAAGGAACAG ATTTTTGGCATGGCAGAGAAGGAGATGGAATACCGGGTGGAACTTTTTAACAA GCTTACTAACACATGTTTTAACAAGTGCGTCGAGAAAAA GTATAAGGAATCAGAGCTAAATATGGGTGAAAATAGTTGCATTGATCGATGTGTTTCAAAGTATTGGCAG GTGAATAGTCTAATTGGCCAGTTGCTTGGGTCTGGTCGTCCGCCAATGTAG
- the LOC115745891 gene encoding uncharacterized protein LOC115745891 isoform X3 codes for MALILFLAFSLFVRGALGDIVCEQLPTELCSFSIASNGRRCVLENYVSPTTERKMEHECKTSQVAVDIMHEWIETNDCIRACGVDRESVGISSDALLQSRFIAKLCSPARYHNCPNIVDLYFNLALGEGVYLANLGKVQRSNPKRVMREARSSGAATGPMGAAPMGTPPGEYYDAPTEAPMYY; via the exons TG GTGACATTGTATGCGAGCAGTTGCCTACAGAGCTCTGCTCGTTCTCGATCGCGTCTAATGGAAGGCGGTGCGTCCTGGAGAACTATGTGAGCCCGACAACGGAGAGGAAGATGGAACACGAATGCAAGACCTCTCAGGTGGCTGTGGATATCATGCACGAGTGGATCGAGACCAATGATTGCATCCGTGCCTGCGGAGTGGATAGGGAGTCTGTCGGCATATCTTCAGACGCTCTCCTTCAATCTCGCTTCATTGCCAAGCTCTGCTCGCCGGCTCGTTACCACAACTGCCCCAACATTGTTGATCTCTACTTCAACTTGGCCCTCGGAGAAG GTGTCTATTTGGCGAATCTCGGTAAGGTGCAACGGAGCAACCCGAAGCGGGTCATGAGAGAGGCTCGAAGTTCGGGCGCGGCAACCGGTCCCATGGGCGCCGCGCCTATGGGGACTCCTCCTGGCGAGTACTATGATGCCCCTACCGAAGCTCCCATGTATTACTAG
- the LOC115745891 gene encoding uncharacterized protein LOC115745891 isoform X2 translates to MALILFLAFSLFLQGALGDIVCEQLPTELCSFSIASNGRRCVLENYVSPTTERKMEHECKTSQVAVDIMHEWIETNDCIRACGVDRESVGISSDALLQSRFIAKLCSPARYHNCPNIVDLYFNLALGEGVYLANLGKVQRSNPKRVMREARSSGAATGPMGAAPMGTPPGEYYDAPTEAPMYY, encoded by the exons GTGACATTGTATGCGAGCAGTTGCCTACAGAGCTCTGCTCGTTCTCGATCGCGTCTAATGGAAGGCGGTGCGTCCTGGAGAACTATGTGAGCCCGACAACGGAGAGGAAGATGGAACACGAATGCAAGACCTCTCAGGTGGCTGTGGATATCATGCACGAGTGGATCGAGACCAATGATTGCATCCGTGCCTGCGGAGTGGATAGGGAGTCTGTCGGCATATCTTCAGACGCTCTCCTTCAATCTCGCTTCATTGCCAAGCTCTGCTCGCCGGCTCGTTACCACAACTGCCCCAACATTGTTGATCTCTACTTCAACTTGGCCCTCGGAGAAG GTGTCTATTTGGCGAATCTCGGTAAGGTGCAACGGAGCAACCCGAAGCGGGTCATGAGAGAGGCTCGAAGTTCGGGCGCGGCAACCGGTCCCATGGGCGCCGCGCCTATGGGGACTCCTCCTGGCGAGTACTATGATGCCCCTACCGAAGCTCCCATGTATTACTAG
- the LOC115745889 gene encoding UDP-glycosyltransferase 76E1-like, translated as MAKAGDPRRRLLVLVPCPYQGHLNPMLQLGAALQSTGSFSITVAHTEFNFPNQSNHPQFHFLPIADGLSDADTSLRGFVSLVLKLNVNCKTSFQESLTRLRERTDWQEDIACIIYDGLMYFAEEVARELKIPCIIFRTCSAATSSLYNEYPQLQEEGFIPLQDSKALEFVPRLHPLRFKDLSIYKFEGFENLLPLLERSSQVGSSVAFLLNTIECLEQSSLMKLRQAYPVPFFTVGPVHKIAPPLSSSLIEEDESCIAWLNKQAKNSTLYVSLGSVASIDEKELVEMAWGLANCQQPFLWVVRPGLVHGSEGINLLPDGFAEIVGERGRVIKWAPQQKVLAHESVGAFWSHCGWNSTLESISEGVPMICTPCFGDQRGNARYLSHVWRVGLLLEDMERGEIERAIKKLMASEEGETVRQRMTDLKREVIHAIKEGGSTYDFLDELVKYINAL; from the exons ATGGCAAAGGCCGGAGATCCGAGGCGTCGCCTTCTGGTGCTAGTGCCGTGTCCTTACCAGGGTCAcctgaatccgatgcttcagcTCGGAGCGGCTCTTCAATCGACCGGCTCTTTCTCCATCACAGTAGCTCACACCGAGTTCAACTTCCCTAACCAATCTAACCACCCTCAGTTTCATTTTCTTCCCATAGCAGATGGCTTATCCGATGCCGACACGTCTCTTAGAGGTTTCGTGTCTCTGGTCTTGAAGCTCAATGTCAACTGCAAGACCTCGTTCCAGGAATCCTTAACAAGATTAAGGGAACGGACAGATTGGCAAGAAGATATTGCCTGCATAATCTATGACGGGCTCATGTATTTCGCAGAAGAGGTAGCCCGAGAGCTGAAAATCCCATGTATCATATTCCGCACCTGTAGCGCTGCCACTTCTTCGCTCTACAACGAGTACCCTCAACTCCAAGAAGAAGGCTTCATTCCCTTGCAAG ATTCGAAAGCACTGGAATTCGTACCTCGGCTTCATCCCCTCAGATTTAAGGATCTTAGCATTTACAAGTTtgaaggatttgaaaatttgttgcCACTGCTCGAGAGATCTAGTCAAGTAGGATCTTCGGTCGCATTCCTCCTGAACACCATTGAATGCCTTGAACAGTCATCGTTGATGAAGCTTAGGCAGGCATACCCAGTTCCCTTTTTCACCGTAGGACCTGTACACAAGATTGCTCCACCTCTCTCCAGCAGCCTAATCGAAGAGGACGAGAGTTGCATCGCGTGGCTGAATAAGCAAGCCAAGAATTCGACCCTCTACGTGAGCCTGGGAAGCGTAGCATCCATTGACGAGAAAGAGCTCGTCGAAATGGCTTGGGGACTCGCAAACTGCCAGCAACCCTTCCTGTGGGTCGTACGTCCTGGGTTGGTTCACGGGTCGGAAGGGATCAATCTGCTCCCCGACGGCTTTGCAGAAATTGTGGGCGAAAGGGGTCGTGTCATAAAATGGGCACCACAGCAGAAAGTCTTGGCACATGAGTCAGTTGGGGCATTTTGGAGCCATTGCGGCTGGAATTCGACCCTCGAGAGCATCTCTGAAGGAGTCCCGATGATATGCACACCGTGCTTCGGGGACCAGAGAGGGAATGCCAGGTACTTGAGCCATGTTTGGAGGGTAGGCCTGTTGCTGGAAGACATGGAAAGAGGAGAGATCGAAAGAGCTATAAAGAAGCTTATGGCCAGCGAAGAAGGAGAGACCGTGAGGCAGAGGATGACGGACTTGAAGCGCGAAGTGATACATGCTATCAAAGAAGGCGGCTCTACTTACGATTTCCTGGATGAACTGGTCAAGTACATCAACGCATTATAG
- the LOC115745888 gene encoding UDP-glucose iridoid glucosyltransferase-like, protein MPVSENRRLVLVLFPLQGHINPMLQLATILNSRGFSITIAHPEFNSPDPSNYPNFTFLPIPDGLSKSSFAAQDFHSTMIAIHRNCQEPLRRFILQTLEQNNPQGQVACIVYDAVMHFAQKVASQLNLPSINVRTSAAASMLAFAAFPRADEQGYITFADSLTQDESHKLQSLELRDLLITMGENPSDTTLELRAATTSATRNSCATIVNTIQFLEEETLPKIREYFHAPIFAIGPFHKLAPSSSSSLLEEDTGCISWLDKQASRSVLYVSFGSVASMNEEQLLETAMGLAMSERPFLWVVRPSSVGCTEWVELLPKGFQEIIGQRGCIVKWAPQKEVLAHGAVGGFWTHCGWNSTLESICEGVPMLCWPVFGDQVLDAKYISHLWKIGLQLEAKLERGKIARAIRQLMVEEEGEEIRRKAQEFKVRAEQSLDIGGSTNTSLNELVELILSFQSQHVTPD, encoded by the exons ATGCCTGTAAGTGAGAATCGCCGCCTGGTGTTGGTCCTCTTCCCCTTGCAGGGCCACATCAACCCCATGCTTCAGCTAGCCACCATACTGAACTCGAGAGGCTTCTCAATAACCATTGCTCATCCTGAGTTCAACTCTCCCGATCCTTCCAACTATCCGAATTTCACCTTCTTACCGATACCTGATGGCTTGTCTAAAAGCAGCTTCGCTGCTCAGGACTTCCACTCGACGATGATTGCCATTCACAGGAACTGCCAGGAACCCCTTCGACGATTTATCCTACAAACGTTGGAACAGAATAATCCACAGGGTCAGGTTGCATGCATCGTCTATGATGCGGTGATGCACTTTGCTCAAAAGGTGGCTTCTCAATTGAATCTGCCGAGTATTAACGTTCGAACCAGTGCAGCTGCTTCTATGTTGGCTTTTGCCGCCTTTCCCCGGGCCGACGAGCAAGGCTATATAACTTTCGCAG ATTCTTTAACTCAGGATGAATCCCACAAGTTGCAGTCCCTCGAACTCAGGGACCTTCTCATTACCATGGGGGAGAATCCCTCAGACACCACCCTAGAGCTTCGGGCTGCCACGACAAGTGCGACGAGAAATTCCTGTGCAACCATCGTGAACACAATACAGTTCCTCGAAGAGGAGACGCTACCGAAGATTCGAGAATATTTCCATGCACCGATATTTGCCATTGGCCCTTTTCACAAGTTagccccttcttcctctagctcgCTACTGGAGGAAGATACCGGGTGCATTTCATGGCTCGACAAGCAAGCTAGCAGATCGGTCCTATACGTGAGCTTCGGCAGCGTGGCTAGCATGAACGAGGAACAACTGCTTGAAACTGCCATGGGATTGGCCATGAGTGAGAGGCCTTTCTTGTGGGTGGTACGACCCAGTTCGGTGGGCTGCACGGAGTGGGTCGAGCTCTTGCCAAAGGGATTCCAAGAAATAATAGGACAAAGAGGTTGTATTGTGAAATGGGCACCGCAGAAGGAAGTTTTGGCTCATGGTGCAGTAGGAGGATTCTGGACTCACTGCGGATGGAACTCGACCCTGGAAAGCATCTGCGAAGGCGTTCCCATGCTCtgctggccggtgttcggcgaCCAAGTTCTGGATGCGAAGTACATTAGCCACTTATGGAAGATCGGACTGCAGTTGGAAGCGAAGCTAGAACGTGGGAAGATCGCAAGAGCCATCAGACAACTAAtggtagaggaagaaggggaggAGATTAGACGAAAGGCCCAGGAATTCAAAGTGAGAGCTGAACAAAGTCTCGACATTGGCGGTTCCACCAACACTTCATTGAATGAATTGGTGGAACTCATCCTGTCATTCCAATCTCAACATGTAACACCAGACTAA